DNA sequence from the Sulfurimonas sp. HSL3-7 genome:
TCGGTCGACCGCTCGCAAGGCGACGTCCACCCCGACGGTAACCCCCATTTCCACCTCAATCCCAGCAATGTCCTGATCCTGGCCCGTTCTATCGCCGCCTTTATGAGCAACATGGACAGCGAGCACCGCAGCATCTACGAAACGAACCTGCAGGTTTTTGAGCAGGAGTGGCAGAAGAATATGAAGCGGTGGCAAGAGAAGATGGCCCCCAAAAGAGGAATGAAAGTGATCCAGTTCCACGATAACCTCGCCTACTTCAACCAGGCCTACGGACTTGTCAACATCGGCACCATCGAGCCGCTTCCGGGCATTCCGCCCTCTTCGCGCCACACGATGGAGTTGATCGAACAGATCAAAAGAGAGAAGCCCTGCTGCATCTTTCATGATGTCTACCACTCTACCAAAACGGCCGAGTACATCCGCACCAAGACCGGTATCAAAATTATTCTGATGCCGCACGACATCGGGGCACTTGAGTCTATAGACTCCCTGATCGGCCTCTTTGACCATCTGACCTCGGCGGTTCAGCCATGATCGATATCTTTCTGGTCCCGATCGCCCTTATGATCATTCTTGTAATGATCCACGCCTGGTTCGGCATCCGCATTCTTGAGCGCGGTATCATCTTCACCGATCTTGCCATCGGGCAACTGGCGGCCCTGGGTGCTTCAGTGAGCTACGGTTTCTTTCACGG
Encoded proteins:
- a CDS encoding metal ABC transporter substrate-binding protein, coding for MKNILLLLLLPLALSAHLNIAVSYPYIGAITKEIGKDHVKTVVLAQGNWDPHFVVPRPSLISKLRRADALIMNGGQLEIGWLPPLIKRANNRKVNPNASTFLNLSHQLELIQKPKSVDRSQGDVHPDGNPHFHLNPSNVLILARSIAAFMSNMDSEHRSIYETNLQVFEQEWQKNMKRWQEKMAPKRGMKVIQFHDNLAYFNQAYGLVNIGTIEPLPGIPPSSRHTMELIEQIKREKPCCIFHDVYHSTKTAEYIRTKTGIKIILMPHDIGALESIDSLIGLFDHLTSAVQP